CTTCAATTTCAACGCTGATTTTACGCTGCAGATATTGGCTTAAGGCATGTTCCAGCTGCTGATGGGCGGCATCAGTTTTTAAATGCTTGGTGGATTGATCCAGCTTAAGCACCAGCAGTTCATCGGAAGAAGCTTCACTTATGGTTGCATGAATCGCCAATTGGCGTAAACGTCCGTTTAGCGCCATGGTATCTATCATATTTGCCCATTTATCCACCTGATTAGCCTTGCGGACATTGGCAGGATCAATCACGTTCGGCGTATAAGGAGCCTGGGGCAAAGTTTCCAGGGGAGGAATATCCGGCGCGGCATTGCCGCCATCAGCAACGGCTTCGGTTTCTGCAGGGGATTCATTTGTTGCCGGTTGACGCAAAGCTGCGTCATCAGGCTTTTTTCCCTTGCTCTCCTGTGCTTTTTTACGACTGCGCAACATATTCCGGGTGGCCAGCACCGCATCTACGGGTGTTTGGGCAACCGCCGTCGATGCTGGGGCATCATTTTGTGCTGCCGGGCTTTGTGGCTGTGCCTCTTGTTCCTGGGCATTTTGCATTTGGGGAGCTTGCGCTTGAAAAGCATCCTCTGCTAATGCTTGCGGTGGCGGCTCAGGGGCATTTTGCGGTGCAAAACCCTGGTTTGGGGAAAGGGGTGCTTCCGCCATCTGGCTCTGCTGTGCATTTAAATCATCCGGGCCCAAGTTGTCCTGTTCCGCCATATCTGCGCCGATTTGTGCCATGGACTCAGGCTCTGGAGCAGGTGTTTCTTGTGCTGCTGCACTTGCTGAGGGCATTTGACCGAGTGAGCGGGCAGACATTTCGATACTCTCCAGCTCGGCTGCCAGGCTCGCTTCGCTCGGGCCGCTGTTTGAAGAGGTTTGCTGTACAGAAACATCCATTTCCTGATCAGGACTATTTAAATCCGGTTCAAGGCTGTTGATCTCAGGCTCAAGGCTGCTTACTTCCGGTTCAAGACTGACCTCGGGCCCAAGGCTTTCTTGTGCGGGCTCGGGAATACTGGGAGTTTGCTTTTCCGACGTTGCTGCTGTGCTGCTGGCCACCTGGGTCTGAGGCAGCGCATGCCCGCTAAAATCAGGAACAGTAGAAGCCTCAGCTCTCGCCATTTCCCTGTCACTATCGACATCAGCTGCGGTTACCGGTTTAAAGGCAAGCAAACGCAATAGCACCATATCAAAAGCCGCCTGCTCGTCAAAGGCATAGGGCAGGTCTTTACGGCCGTTCAAGGCGATTTGATAATATAACTGCACGTCTTCGGGAGACATAAATTTGCTGAATTTCTCCAACAGAACCTGATGCTCAGGGGCAAGATCAAAATGCTGTTTAACCACCTGTAACATGGCAATCTGGTGGAACAACTGGATCAATTCTGCCAGCAAACGGCTGTAATTTGGGGTATAAGAAGCGATTTCTAACGACAGGGCCATCAGCCCCCGGGAATCCTGCTTAAGCAGGGCCATAAGAATTTTATAAACCCAGTTTTGGTCTATGCCACCCAGCATTTGCTGCAAATGGGCTAAGGTAATGCTGCCCTGCCCTTTGGCAATCGCCTGATCGGTCAAGCTCAGGGAGTCGCGCATACTGCCGCGGGCAGCTTTTGCCAGCAGGGTTAAGGTACCGGGTTCGTGCGGAACCTCTTCCTGCTCCAGGATTTGCGTTAACTTTTCTTCAATCTGGCCGACGGTTAATGCTTTTAGATGAAATTGCAGGCACCGGGACAACACAGTTACCGGCAATTTTTGCGGATCTGTGGTCGCCAGAATAAATTTCACGTGCTGGGGCGGCTCTTCCAGGGTTTTCAGCAGGGCATTAAAACTGCTGCGCGAGAGCATATGCACCTCATCGATCAGGTAAACCTTATATCGGCCCCGGGTGGGTGCATATTGGACATTATCGAGAATTTCCCGGGTATCATCGACTTTAGTCCGTGATGCCGCATCGATTTCAAGCAGGTCGATAAAACGTCCCTGGTCGATATCAACGCAAACATCACATTGCCCGCAGGGCTCGGCACTGACCCCCTGCTCACAGTTAAGGCTTTTAGCAAAAATCCGCGCTATGGTTGTTTTGCCGACCCCCCGGGTGCCGGTAAACAGGTAAGCATGGTGCAAACGCTGCTGAGACAAGGCATTCATCAGCACTGTCACTACGTGCTCTTGCCCCATCAACTCCTGAAATAACTTAGGTCGCCATTTTCTTGCTAAAACCTGATAACTCATACCGGCCGTTATTCACCTTCGTACTGAAGTAAAGACAGAACAGATAAATCCAGATCCTTTAATCTGGCCTCCCCCCCCAAATCAGGCAGGGAAATAACAAAACCGGCTGCCGACACTTTAGCGCCCAGACGGCGGATAAGCTTAGTGGTGGCGTCTATGGTACCGCCGGTGGCAAGTAAGTCGTCGATGATAAGCACATTATCATCGGCAGTTAACGCATCCTGGTGTATTTCCAGGGTATCCTGGCCATATTCCAGCTGGTAATGCTCGGCGATGGTTTCACGCGGCAGTTTGCCCGGCTTACGTACCGGAACAAAACCTACCCCCAGCGCCAGCGCCAGAGGGGCGCCAAAAAGAAAGCCCCTGGCTTCGGTGCCAACGACTTTAGTAAAACCTTTGTCTTTGAATTCATCTGCCATCAGCTTGATCGCTAATGCAAATGCTTCGGCATCATCTAAAATACCGGTAACATCACGAAACATGACGCCTTCACAAGGATAATCAGGAATAGTGTGGACGGCGTTTTCGAGGAGTGATAATTGTTGTTCAGTCATTTGTACTTAAAATATAAAAGATAATTGCTAAGGATAAAGCAAATTGAGGCAATTTTATAGTGACTGACTTTGAGTATTTTGCATTGAAACTTGATTAATGACAAAAAACAACTCTTGTTCATCAACCGGCTTGGCAATTGAAAAAGTAAACATGGGATATTCGGGCAAGGCTTGCAGACTTTCCACTCCCTGAGTACTCATAAACAAAATCGGTGCGTCTTGCATCTCAGGATGCTGTCTTAGGTTTTTTACCAACACCAGGCCATTCATGACCGGCATCAGATGGTCGATAACAAACAAATCGAATTGCTGGCTCTGGGCTTTTTCAAAGCCGTCTAAACCGTTGCTGGCAGTAACCACCGTATGGCCGGCGTTTTCCAGTATAGCAGTCAGGCTGCTTAAGACATTTTGTTTGTCATCGACAATTAATATTTTCATAGCTGAGTTAATCAGGGATACCTACTTATTGTAAAAAAGTATACCAGCCCATCAACATAGGTAATAAAGGCATACCAAACAGAACTACAAAAGCAATTAATAAGTGACGCAGAGATGCCGCGTCTTTGAAATTTTCATCGTGGGACATATTGATCTTACTACTCTGTTAAATGAAAGGCGCGCATTTTAGCCCAAAACAAGCAACTTGCACAGGTTTAATTGACCTGGATCAAATTATCTTCATGTAACCCACGCTTTTCAACGAGTTGGCATAAACAATAATATTTGCCGTATAAACAAGTTACAGCTTTTATCACCACAGAAAAATAAAACGGGCGCCCAGCCCGTTATAAAGGGCGGACAAAATCATATCTTTGTCCGCCGATTGCTAAAATGAAGAATTAGCCGCCGCACTTAGCGGTTTTTTTACCTTCACCACATTTACCTTCACCACATTTGCCTGAAGATTTCTTGGCTTTTCCTTCACCACACTTACCTTCACCGCACTTGCCGGCAGCTTTGCTGGCTTTACCTTCGCCGCATTTGCCTTCACCGCACTTGCCGGAAGCTTTGCTGGCTTTGCCTTCGCCACATTTGCCTTCACCACACTTACCTGCGGCTTTCTTGGCTTTGCCTTCGCCGCACTTGCCTTCACCGCATTTGCCTTTGCCTTCTTCGCTGTGGCCGGCCACCGTCATTAACTCCTGAGCGGCAAAAGGATTAGATTCAGCCTTGGCCGGAGCCATGCTCAATGTAGAAAGCGCCATTAAGCCAAGGAATGCACCGATTGTCGATTTTTTAATTAAGTTCATTTGAGTTCCTACTATATAAAGTGACCAGAGGCCGTTAATGTTATGTTTTTTATCTAGACCCAGAAAGGCAAATATAAATTTCATCCAGAATAAATTTATATTTTATTCCAGCTAAGCATGAAATATTTTCGCCATTTAGGCAAATAGCGATTACAATCGGGCCCATTTTTCATTTAGGGGCTTTTTTACCGCCGATGACTGTCCAGGCCGAGCAACTTATCTTAGCACCCATGGAAGGCGTATTGGACGCACTGATGCGTGATCTTCTCACCTCGATCAACCAGTTTGACTTATGTATAACTGAATTCATCCGGGTGGTGGACTCGCTGGTACCAAAACATGTGTTTTATAAAATCTGTCCCGAACTGCATCAAAATGGCTTTACCTCCTCAGGCACTCCCATACGGGTGCAACTTTTAGGGCAAGAGCCGAATTGGCTGGCAGAAAACGCCATACGCGCTATTGAACTGGGTTCCCAGGGCATAGACTTGAACTTTGGCTGCCCGGCCAAAGCAGTGAATAAAAGTAGGGGCGGAGCAGTTTTACTAAAAA
This genomic window from Thalassomonas viridans contains:
- the dnaX gene encoding DNA polymerase III subunit gamma/tau; the protein is MSYQVLARKWRPKLFQELMGQEHVVTVLMNALSQQRLHHAYLFTGTRGVGKTTIARIFAKSLNCEQGVSAEPCGQCDVCVDIDQGRFIDLLEIDAASRTKVDDTREILDNVQYAPTRGRYKVYLIDEVHMLSRSSFNALLKTLEEPPQHVKFILATTDPQKLPVTVLSRCLQFHLKALTVGQIEEKLTQILEQEEVPHEPGTLTLLAKAARGSMRDSLSLTDQAIAKGQGSITLAHLQQMLGGIDQNWVYKILMALLKQDSRGLMALSLEIASYTPNYSRLLAELIQLFHQIAMLQVVKQHFDLAPEHQVLLEKFSKFMSPEDVQLYYQIALNGRKDLPYAFDEQAAFDMVLLRLLAFKPVTAADVDSDREMARAEASTVPDFSGHALPQTQVASSTAATSEKQTPSIPEPAQESLGPEVSLEPEVSSLEPEINSLEPDLNSPDQEMDVSVQQTSSNSGPSEASLAAELESIEMSARSLGQMPSASAAAQETPAPEPESMAQIGADMAEQDNLGPDDLNAQQSQMAEAPLSPNQGFAPQNAPEPPPQALAEDAFQAQAPQMQNAQEQEAQPQSPAAQNDAPASTAVAQTPVDAVLATRNMLRSRKKAQESKGKKPDDAALRQPATNESPAETEAVADGGNAAPDIPPLETLPQAPYTPNVIDPANVRKANQVDKWANMIDTMALNGRLRQLAIHATISEASSDELLVLKLDQSTKHLKTDAAHQQLEHALSQYLQRKISVEIEVVEQTVADPYQIQADINDKRYDYAKALLLADDIVMTLQNDFQATLDEQTIAAL
- the apt gene encoding adenine phosphoribosyltransferase, encoding MTEQQLSLLENAVHTIPDYPCEGVMFRDVTGILDDAEAFALAIKLMADEFKDKGFTKVVGTEARGFLFGAPLALALGVGFVPVRKPGKLPRETIAEHYQLEYGQDTLEIHQDALTADDNVLIIDDLLATGGTIDATTKLIRRLGAKVSAAGFVISLPDLGGEARLKDLDLSVLSLLQYEGE
- a CDS encoding response regulator; its protein translation is MKILIVDDKQNVLSSLTAILENAGHTVVTASNGLDGFEKAQSQQFDLFVIDHLMPVMNGLVLVKNLRQHPEMQDAPILFMSTQGVESLQALPEYPMFTFSIAKPVDEQELFFVINQVSMQNTQSQSL